The Streptomyces sp. P9-A4 genome contains a region encoding:
- a CDS encoding Repetin, translating into MNRRTKTVAVAAAVLLTLGAGGIAAAAGGDTGHGDGGVREAAALTGTAKLYRPAGDDITFSFDAHLAAKDNKDPQAATGTFRFSHYKDGKGGYAVAKVDCLTTGGKVAVVTGVVTETDVDAFRNKRVGISVHDDGKRDRLGYSWVGRDTNLEVPPCLSSAPFEQVQAGTGDFHVLPWKLEYPTE; encoded by the coding sequence ATGAACCGTCGTACGAAGACCGTCGCCGTCGCCGCCGCCGTGCTGCTGACCCTGGGGGCCGGGGGCATCGCCGCCGCGGCGGGGGGAGACACCGGGCACGGGGACGGCGGGGTCCGGGAGGCCGCCGCGCTGACCGGGACGGCCAAGCTGTACCGCCCGGCCGGGGACGACATCACGTTCAGCTTCGACGCTCATCTGGCGGCGAAGGACAACAAGGATCCGCAGGCCGCGACCGGCACCTTCCGGTTCAGCCACTACAAGGACGGGAAGGGCGGCTACGCGGTGGCGAAGGTCGACTGCCTCACCACGGGGGGCAAGGTGGCGGTGGTGACGGGTGTCGTCACCGAGACCGACGTGGACGCCTTCCGGAACAAGCGGGTCGGGATCTCCGTGCACGACGACGGCAAGCGGGACCGTCTCGGCTACAGCTGGGTCGGGCGCGATACGAACCTGGAGGTTCCGCCGTGCCTCAGCTCCGCCCCCTTCGAGCAGGTGCAGGCCGGAACGGGCGACTTCCACGTGCTGCCGTGGAAGCTGGAGTACCCGACCGAATAG
- a CDS encoding Lrp/AsnC family transcriptional regulator — protein MRLNDLDERIVHALAEDARRSYADIGSLVGLSAPAVKRRVDRLRAEGAITGFTVRVDPAALGWETEGFVEIYCRHNTSPDDIRRGLERYPEVVSASTVTGDADAVVQVFASDMRHFERVLERIAGEPFVERTKSVLVLSPLLRRFSSGSPA, from the coding sequence GTGCGACTCAACGACCTCGACGAACGCATCGTCCACGCCCTCGCGGAGGACGCCCGCCGCAGCTACGCCGACATCGGCTCGCTCGTCGGACTCTCCGCGCCCGCCGTGAAACGGCGCGTGGACCGGCTCCGGGCCGAGGGCGCCATCACCGGATTCACCGTACGGGTGGACCCGGCGGCGCTCGGCTGGGAGACCGAGGGCTTCGTCGAGATCTACTGCCGCCACAACACCTCGCCGGACGACATCCGGCGGGGTCTGGAGCGGTACCCCGAGGTGGTGTCCGCGTCGACCGTCACCGGTGACGCGGACGCCGTCGTCCAGGTCTTCGCCTCGGACATGCGCCACTTCGAACGCGTCCTGGAGCGGATCGCGGGCGAGCCGTTCGTGGAGCGCACCAAGTCCGTCCTGGTGCTCTCGCCGCTGCTGCGGCGTTTCTCCTCGGGCTCGCCCGCGTAA
- a CDS encoding amino acid permease yields MLDHGAAPPVDDTAARTTSPLGALTRRKPVERLVTEGGQGEGGSLRRSLSMWQLTMISIGATLGTGIFVVLGDAVPKAGPAVTIAFVIAGLTALFSALSYAELAGSIPVAGSSYSYAYATMGELVAWVCGWCLVLEYGVSVAAVAVGWGEYLNELLDGTIGVTIPEVLSSAPGEGGVINLPGLIVVMLAMVFLLGGARESAVVNTIMVAVKIVTLVIFCAIGFMGFKSGNYKDFMPLGMTGVGAASATLFFSYIGFDAASTAGEEAKNPKRDLPRAIMLSLLIVTVLYVLVAAVAVGAWDWKAFEGSEATLAAIMNDVTGQTFWGTMLAAGAVISIASVVLTVLYGQTRVLFAMSRDGLVPKVFGRVSRKTGTPRVNTVIVSLFCGLLASLIPLGKLVDATSIGTLFAFGLVNIAVIVLRYTRPDLPRTFKVALGPVFPVLGFIFCAYNMFSLDAITWVVFGCWMAAGLVFYFLYGMRRSRLATAAPAEPAVSTEK; encoded by the coding sequence GTGCTGGATCACGGCGCAGCCCCACCGGTCGACGACACGGCCGCCCGCACGACCTCCCCCCTCGGCGCACTCACCCGGCGCAAGCCGGTGGAACGGCTGGTCACAGAGGGCGGGCAGGGCGAAGGCGGCAGCCTCCGTCGCTCGCTCTCCATGTGGCAGCTGACCATGATCAGCATCGGCGCCACGCTCGGCACCGGCATCTTCGTGGTCCTCGGCGACGCCGTCCCGAAGGCCGGCCCCGCGGTCACCATCGCCTTTGTGATCGCCGGCCTCACGGCCCTCTTCTCCGCCCTCTCGTACGCCGAACTGGCCGGCTCCATACCGGTCGCCGGCTCCTCGTACTCGTATGCGTACGCAACGATGGGTGAACTCGTCGCCTGGGTCTGCGGCTGGTGTCTGGTCCTGGAGTACGGCGTCTCCGTCGCCGCCGTGGCCGTCGGCTGGGGCGAGTACCTCAACGAACTGCTCGACGGGACCATCGGCGTCACCATCCCCGAGGTGCTGTCGTCGGCGCCCGGCGAGGGCGGGGTCATCAACCTGCCCGGCCTGATCGTCGTGATGCTCGCCATGGTGTTCCTGCTCGGCGGCGCCCGCGAGTCCGCCGTCGTCAACACGATCATGGTCGCGGTGAAGATCGTCACCCTCGTGATCTTCTGCGCGATCGGTTTCATGGGGTTCAAGTCCGGCAACTACAAGGACTTCATGCCGCTCGGCATGACCGGTGTCGGCGCCGCGAGCGCCACCCTCTTCTTCTCCTACATCGGATTCGACGCCGCCTCCACGGCCGGCGAGGAGGCGAAGAACCCCAAGCGCGACCTGCCCCGCGCGATCATGCTCTCGCTGCTCATCGTCACCGTCCTCTACGTCCTGGTCGCCGCCGTCGCGGTCGGGGCGTGGGACTGGAAGGCGTTCGAGGGCTCCGAGGCCACGCTCGCGGCGATCATGAACGACGTCACCGGGCAGACCTTCTGGGGCACCATGCTCGCCGCCGGTGCGGTCATCTCCATCGCCAGCGTCGTCCTCACCGTCCTCTACGGCCAGACCCGGGTGCTCTTCGCGATGTCCCGCGACGGCCTCGTGCCCAAGGTCTTCGGCAGGGTCAGCCGCAAGACCGGCACCCCGCGCGTGAACACCGTCATCGTGTCGCTCTTCTGCGGCCTGCTCGCCTCGCTCATCCCGCTGGGCAAGCTCGTCGACGCCACCAGCATCGGCACCCTCTTCGCCTTCGGCCTGGTGAACATCGCGGTCATCGTGCTCCGCTACACCCGCCCCGACCTGCCGCGCACCTTCAAGGTGGCGCTCGGGCCGGTCTTCCCGGTCCTCGGCTTCATCTTCTGCGCCTACAACATGTTCAGCCTCGACGCCATCACCTGGGTGGTCTTCGGTTGCTGGATGGCCGCCGGGCTCGTGTTCTACTTCCTGTACGGAATGCGCCGCTCCCGACTGGCCACGGCGGCGCCCGCGGAACCAGCGGTATCGACAGAGAAGTGA
- a CDS encoding GDSL-type esterase/lipase family protein: MGWLDPAPFLRGTAWLHGNRPVRADPADLERLPRDIAARAALPIGVRVEFTAAPGTRAVLLRYRADLPGPGDPLAGLRHCFALWNGTRLVGETCAAPAAEATVTLPLPPGGGVFTVHLPEGQAPVPLALRALGGALSPAPARPRWLVHGDSITEGWWSTRPAHSWPATAGRLLGLDPVNLGYAGGARGELPLAEQLARLSGELITLAFGTNCWSTVPATADWLYATVRAFVGLVRRGHPDTPLLIVSPVLRPEAEHTRNALGATLTDLRGAMERAGRDLAAEGDTGLHVLPGRPLLGPEHLADGLHPDDRGHARIATAVAEALRPYVPAGRPAPSGT, from the coding sequence GTGGGCTGGCTCGACCCCGCACCCTTCCTGCGCGGCACGGCCTGGCTCCACGGGAACCGCCCCGTGCGCGCCGACCCCGCCGATCTGGAACGGCTCCCCCGGGACATCGCCGCGCGCGCCGCGCTGCCCATCGGCGTACGCGTCGAGTTCACGGCGGCCCCCGGCACGCGCGCGGTACTGCTGCGCTACCGGGCGGACCTTCCCGGACCCGGCGACCCGCTGGCCGGGCTGCGCCACTGCTTCGCCCTCTGGAACGGCACCCGGCTCGTGGGCGAGACCTGCGCCGCCCCCGCGGCGGAGGCCACCGTCACCCTCCCGCTGCCCCCGGGCGGCGGCGTCTTCACCGTCCACCTCCCGGAGGGCCAGGCGCCCGTCCCGCTCGCCCTGCGGGCCCTCGGCGGGGCGCTCTCGCCCGCTCCGGCCCGGCCCCGCTGGCTCGTCCACGGCGACTCGATCACCGAGGGCTGGTGGTCGACCAGGCCCGCCCACTCCTGGCCCGCGACGGCGGGACGGCTCCTCGGCCTCGACCCGGTCAACCTCGGGTACGCGGGCGGGGCACGCGGCGAACTCCCGCTCGCCGAGCAGCTGGCGCGGCTCTCCGGCGAGCTCATCACCCTCGCCTTCGGCACCAACTGCTGGTCCACGGTGCCCGCGACGGCGGACTGGCTGTACGCCACCGTCCGGGCCTTCGTCGGCCTGGTCCGCCGGGGCCACCCGGACACGCCCCTGCTGATCGTCTCGCCCGTCCTGCGCCCGGAGGCGGAGCACACCCGCAACGCCCTCGGCGCGACCCTGACGGACCTGCGCGGGGCGATGGAGCGCGCGGGGCGGGACCTGGCCGCCGAGGGCGACACGGGCCTCCACGTCCTCCCGGGACGGCCGCTGCTGGGCCCGGAGCACCTGGCGGACGGGCTGCACCCGGACGACCGGGGGCACGCCAGGATCGCGACGGCGGTGGCGGAGGCCCTGCGGCCGTACGTGCCCGCCGGCCGGCCGGCGCCGTCAGGGACCTGA
- a CDS encoding GuaB1 family IMP dehydrogenase-related protein yields the protein MRFLNDVKPPYDLTYDDVFMVPSRSAVGSRQAVDLSSPDGTGTTIPLVVANMTAVAGRRMAETVARRGGMVVIPQDIPIEVVTDVIAWVKSRHHVLDTPIVLEPHQTVADALSLLPKRAHDAGVVVDENRRPIGVVTDADLSGVDRFTQLSEIMSKDLLLLDADIDPREAFNTLDSANRRYAPAVDADGKLVGILTRKGALRATLYTPAVDAKGQLRIAAAVGINGDVAGKAKQLLDAGVDTLVIDTAHGHQESMISAIRTVRGLDPQVPIVAGNIVAAEGVKDLVEAGADIIKVGVGPGAMCTTRMMTGVGRPQFSAVLECAAEAKKYGKHVWADGGVRHPRDVAMALAAGASNVMIGSWFAGTYESPGDLQQDAKGRAYKESFGMASARAVRNRTSDESSYDRARKALFEEGISTSRMFLDPARPGVEDLIDSIIAGVRSSCTYAGAGSLAEFEEKSVVGIQSAAGYAEGKPLHASWS from the coding sequence GTGCGTTTCCTCAATGACGTCAAGCCGCCCTACGACCTGACGTACGACGATGTGTTCATGGTGCCGAGTCGCTCGGCCGTCGGTTCCCGCCAGGCGGTGGACCTCTCCTCACCGGACGGGACCGGGACCACGATCCCGCTGGTCGTGGCCAACATGACCGCCGTCGCCGGCCGCCGCATGGCCGAGACCGTCGCCCGTCGCGGCGGAATGGTCGTCATTCCGCAGGACATCCCGATCGAGGTCGTCACCGACGTCATCGCCTGGGTCAAGAGCCGCCACCACGTGCTCGACACCCCGATCGTCCTGGAGCCCCACCAGACCGTCGCCGACGCGCTCTCCCTGCTGCCGAAGCGGGCCCACGACGCCGGTGTCGTCGTCGACGAGAACCGGCGCCCGATCGGTGTCGTCACCGACGCCGACCTGTCCGGTGTGGACCGCTTCACCCAGCTCTCCGAGATCATGTCCAAGGACCTGCTGCTCCTGGACGCGGACATCGACCCGCGCGAGGCGTTCAACACGCTCGACTCCGCCAACCGCCGTTACGCCCCCGCGGTCGACGCCGACGGCAAGCTGGTCGGCATCCTGACCCGCAAGGGCGCGCTGCGCGCGACCCTCTACACCCCCGCCGTCGACGCCAAGGGGCAGCTGCGCATCGCGGCCGCCGTCGGCATCAACGGCGATGTCGCGGGCAAGGCCAAGCAGCTGCTCGACGCGGGCGTGGACACGCTCGTCATCGACACCGCGCACGGCCACCAGGAGTCGATGATCAGCGCGATCCGGACCGTTCGGGGGCTCGACCCGCAGGTCCCGATCGTCGCGGGCAACATCGTCGCCGCCGAGGGCGTCAAGGACCTCGTCGAGGCGGGCGCCGACATCATCAAGGTCGGCGTCGGCCCCGGCGCCATGTGCACCACCCGCATGATGACCGGCGTCGGCCGCCCGCAGTTCTCGGCCGTCCTGGAGTGCGCCGCCGAGGCGAAGAAGTACGGCAAGCACGTCTGGGCCGACGGTGGCGTCCGCCACCCGCGCGACGTCGCCATGGCGCTCGCCGCCGGTGCCTCGAACGTGATGATCGGCTCCTGGTTCGCCGGTACGTACGAGTCCCCGGGCGACCTCCAGCAGGACGCCAAGGGGCGTGCGTACAAGGAGTCCTTCGGCATGGCCTCGGCCCGCGCCGTCCGCAACCGCACGAGCGACGAGTCCTCCTACGACCGCGCCCGCAAGGCGCTGTTCGAGGAGGGCATCTCCACCTCGCGCATGTTCCTCGACCCGGCCCGTCCGGGCGTCGAGGACCTGATCGACTCGATCATCGCGGGCGTCCGCTCCTCCTGCACCTACGCCGGTGCCGGCTCGCTCGCCGAGTTCGAGGAGAAGTCCGTCGTCGGCATCCAGTCCGCCGCGGGCTACGCCGAGGGCAAGCCGCTGCACGCCAGCTGGAGCTAG
- a CDS encoding barstar family protein — MGIDDSVVLDLSGVTDKAALMDRCAAALALPSWFGRNWDALADSLTDLPEPVALVVTGWQEYARARPREWRTAQEVFATAVDERPTRLAVLLSLGASSEDPTKHLSRASED, encoded by the coding sequence ATGGGCATTGACGACTCCGTCGTCCTCGATCTGAGCGGCGTCACCGACAAGGCCGCCCTGATGGACCGGTGCGCCGCCGCGCTCGCCCTGCCCTCGTGGTTCGGCCGCAACTGGGACGCCCTCGCCGACTCCCTCACCGACCTGCCCGAGCCGGTCGCCCTCGTGGTCACCGGCTGGCAGGAGTACGCGCGGGCCCGCCCGCGGGAGTGGCGTACCGCCCAGGAGGTCTTCGCCACGGCCGTCGACGAGCGCCCCACACGGCTCGCCGTCCTCCTCTCCCTCGGGGCATCTTCGGAGGATCCGACAAAGCACCTGTCGCGAGCCTCGGAGGATTAG